Proteins encoded within one genomic window of Bradyrhizobium sp. 186:
- the bla gene encoding class A beta-lactamase, translating to MIICVQSRRSAGSRRHWRMNMLTRRRFGSAILGAATFAVLPQPGGAKATEERKLRLERKLALIERESLGRLGVAVLDTESGLEVGLRAGERFPMCSTFKCLASAAVLKRVDGGELRLEQQIQFEAKDIVPYSPVTKDRIAGGMTLAELCEAALTQSDNTAGNLLLRQIGGPVGLTSFVRSLGDDLSRLDRWEVELNEALPEDPRDTTSPAAMLQNLRRLLLGDALSANARQKLTDWMVANKTGDTRLRAGVPRDWRVADKTGAGDRGTTNDVAVFWPPGRKPVLITAYLTGSQAPAEERNATIAKVARMVAEAVVGQAG from the coding sequence ATGATCATTTGTGTGCAGTCACGACGTTCGGCAGGTTCGCGCCGGCACTGGAGGATGAACATGCTGACGAGACGGCGATTTGGATCTGCAATCTTGGGCGCTGCGACCTTTGCGGTCTTGCCGCAGCCCGGTGGGGCGAAGGCGACGGAGGAGCGAAAGCTGCGGCTCGAGCGGAAACTCGCTCTCATTGAGCGCGAAAGTCTCGGTCGTCTGGGCGTCGCGGTCCTCGACACCGAGTCCGGACTTGAGGTGGGCCTGCGCGCCGGCGAACGGTTCCCGATGTGCAGCACGTTCAAGTGCCTTGCCTCGGCGGCCGTTCTGAAGCGCGTCGACGGCGGGGAATTGCGGCTCGAACAGCAGATCCAGTTCGAGGCGAAGGACATCGTGCCCTATTCGCCGGTGACGAAGGACCGGATAGCCGGCGGAATGACGCTCGCCGAACTCTGCGAGGCCGCGCTGACGCAGAGCGACAATACGGCCGGCAATCTCCTGTTGCGTCAGATCGGCGGTCCGGTGGGGCTCACAAGTTTCGTCCGCTCGCTCGGCGACGACTTGAGCCGTCTGGATCGGTGGGAAGTCGAGCTGAACGAAGCGCTGCCGGAAGACCCCCGTGACACAACCAGTCCCGCCGCCATGCTGCAGAATTTGCGCCGCCTGCTCCTCGGCGACGCATTGTCGGCGAACGCGCGACAAAAACTGACAGACTGGATGGTGGCCAACAAGACCGGAGATACCCGTCTTCGCGCCGGGGTGCCTCGCGACTGGCGGGTCGCCGACAAAACCGGCGCCGGAGACCGCGGCACGACCAACGATGTCGCTGTCTTCTGGCCGCCGGGCCGCAAACCCGTTCTGATCACGGCCTATTTGACAGGCTCGCAGGCTCCTGCCGAAGAACGCAATGCGACGATCGCGAAAGTGGCGCGTATGGTCGCAGAGGCCGTCGTTGGACAGGCCGGCTAG
- a CDS encoding glycosyltransferase family 87 protein — MLVILFPALAITIGCGQNGFLTGALIGLVCLNVERRQVLSGLALGAMVIKPHLAIAAGLYLLATRRWAALATAATAVLASSLFCTLLFGWQIWTAWFGAIRESASYLEQGFYPLFRMISAYAALYKSGVPAALAFWGQVTVAGLALLAVLLGVFPSAARGASSAFALGAAAMVSVMISPYAYDYDLPMLGIGLALMLPELAKLASPRERGVIYGLILLAGAYGLLQSAPLGVQFGQKANPDEHFAPAIAGVAMMALLALLLKILWRRTQSVPAPPQVASVME; from the coding sequence GTGCTGGTGATCCTGTTTCCGGCGCTGGCGATCACCATCGGCTGCGGACAGAACGGCTTCCTCACCGGCGCGCTGATCGGCCTCGTCTGCCTCAACGTGGAGCGGCGGCAGGTGCTCTCAGGCCTCGCGCTCGGGGCCATGGTGATCAAGCCGCATCTCGCGATTGCCGCCGGCCTCTATCTGCTGGCGACGCGCCGCTGGGCCGCGCTCGCAACCGCCGCAACAGCGGTGCTGGCGAGCTCGCTCTTCTGCACGCTCCTCTTCGGCTGGCAGATCTGGACCGCATGGTTCGGCGCTATCAGGGAATCGGCGAGCTATCTCGAGCAGGGGTTTTATCCGCTGTTCCGCATGATCTCGGCCTATGCGGCGCTCTATAAATCCGGCGTGCCGGCGGCCCTCGCGTTCTGGGGACAGGTGACCGTTGCCGGCCTCGCCTTGCTCGCCGTCCTGCTCGGCGTCTTTCCCAGCGCGGCACGCGGCGCGTCTTCCGCATTCGCGCTCGGCGCCGCCGCAATGGTCTCGGTGATGATCAGCCCCTATGCCTATGATTACGACCTGCCGATGCTCGGGATCGGTCTCGCCCTGATGCTGCCCGAGCTTGCCAAGCTGGCAAGCCCACGCGAGCGCGGCGTGATCTACGGGCTGATTCTGCTCGCCGGCGCCTATGGGCTGTTGCAGTCGGCGCCGCTCGGGGTGCAGTTCGGGCAGAAGGCCAATCCCGACGAGCACTTTGCGCCCGCCATCGCCGGCGTCGCTATGATGGCGCTGCTCGCGCTGCTCCTGAAGATACTGTGGCGCAGGACGCAGTCCGTACCGGCCCCACCGCAGGTCGCGAGCGTCATGGAATAG
- a CDS encoding dodecin produces the protein MPAAEKDHVYKILELVGSSETSIEDAIKNAISRAAKSVRDMKWFEVVQTRGHIENGAVRHYQVTLRVGFTLEE, from the coding sequence ATGCCTGCAGCCGAGAAGGATCATGTGTACAAGATCCTGGAACTGGTCGGATCGTCCGAGACGTCGATAGAGGATGCGATCAAGAACGCGATCAGCCGCGCCGCCAAGTCCGTTCGCGACATGAAATGGTTCGAGGTGGTGCAAACGCGCGGCCACATCGAGAACGGCGCCGTGCGCCATTACCAAGTGACGCTCCGCGTCGGCTTCACGCTGGAGGAGTGA
- a CDS encoding LysR family transcriptional regulator, translated as MVSVRNHLPLNALRAFEASARHLSFTKAGLELRVTQTAISHQVKQLEEMLGSSLFRRLPRGLALTDEGLALFPVLSDAFSRISGAIDRIEAKGIREVVTVGCVGTFATGWLLQRLDSFRNSHPYIDLRLLTNNNRVDMAGDGLDLALRFGDGSWHGTEAIHLMPAPLSPVCHPDIAARLRQPSDLARENLLRSYRAEEWPLWFAVAGAPCPLIQGPIFDSSIAMAEAASRGVGVGLVPIAMFQSELVTGRLARPFSSEIAAGSYWLTWLKSKERTPGMRAFHDWLVDAVRTDVPDRETRSVTEHRDKRLRQTKCD; from the coding sequence ATGGTCTCCGTGCGCAACCATCTTCCGTTGAACGCCCTGCGTGCCTTTGAGGCTTCGGCCAGGCATTTGAGCTTTACCAAAGCGGGTCTTGAGCTCCGGGTGACGCAGACCGCGATCAGTCACCAGGTCAAGCAGCTCGAGGAGATGTTGGGCTCAAGTCTCTTCAGGCGCCTGCCGCGCGGACTCGCGCTGACCGACGAAGGGTTGGCGCTCTTCCCCGTGCTGAGCGATGCATTCAGCCGCATCAGCGGAGCGATCGACCGGATCGAAGCGAAGGGAATACGCGAGGTCGTGACGGTCGGCTGCGTCGGTACTTTCGCAACCGGTTGGCTCTTGCAGCGCCTCGATAGCTTCCGCAATTCGCACCCCTATATCGACCTGCGTCTGCTCACGAACAACAACCGCGTCGACATGGCCGGCGATGGGCTCGATCTCGCACTTCGCTTTGGCGACGGCTCCTGGCACGGGACCGAGGCGATCCATCTCATGCCAGCGCCCCTCTCGCCCGTTTGCCACCCCGACATCGCGGCCCGCCTGCGCCAGCCATCCGACCTCGCGCGCGAAAACCTTCTGCGATCTTATCGCGCCGAGGAATGGCCGTTGTGGTTTGCGGTGGCGGGCGCCCCCTGCCCGCTGATCCAGGGGCCGATCTTCGACAGCTCCATCGCGATGGCCGAGGCAGCCTCGCGCGGCGTGGGTGTCGGCCTTGTCCCGATCGCAATGTTTCAGTCCGAGTTGGTGACCGGCCGGCTCGCCCGGCCGTTTTCGTCAGAGATCGCCGCCGGATCCTACTGGCTGACCTGGCTGAAATCGAAAGAGCGGACACCCGGCATGCGCGCCTTTCATGACTGGCTGGTCGATGCGGTGCGAACGGATGTGCCGGACCGTGAAACGCGTTCAGTCACGGAGCATCGCGACAAGCGTCTAAGACAGACGAAATGCGACTAG
- a CDS encoding diguanylate cyclase, which produces MTTGRELGKTRLPLWAAGFVMLTCFAILGLSGWREWETRNTELRNAEIDVANLAHSLVQHADDTFELVDTILVGLVHRLELDGTGPDTIAKLQTYLPTRKSSDRIRGIFVYDATGRWLAATEHVDFSKLNNSDREYFQRHRDSPDRGTLIGRPVKSRAGGQWIITASRRINHPDGSFAGVALLTIDVGYFVKFYERFDFGPNGSASLLNNDGIMLARSRDESGAFVGRDLSNAPLFREWKSRPAAAVYYFKSPLDSIQRLSYYQRSSRYPLMVLASKSQDDVLAPWRRAAAVRVTVVLGLVLLIAVIGFYLVRQLSQRQRMAHALAATEAHFRLLAEQSSDMVTRIGLDNRLLYASPSCVRIIGWSPDELLGTSAVAGIHAEDMERVEQAIAALKNGEAEEARFVYRQLHREKGEIWAEAAMHVTRASDSGEIDGVVAVVRDMTEQKDLQDKLTSLATTDGLTGLANRREFDERLDDEWARARRDGTQLSLLLIDVDHFKKFNDHYGHLAGDGCLRALGRILSAHAKRPADLAARYGGEEFAVLLPNTGADGCAEIGEAVRGALRDLAMLHGQNPPSRLVTVSVGAATGLPSQTATDCSALVAAADRALYAAKDSGRDRLVMSGQVVPWPAKSA; this is translated from the coding sequence ATGACCACGGGCCGCGAACTCGGAAAGACGCGCCTCCCGCTCTGGGCGGCGGGTTTCGTCATGCTGACTTGCTTCGCCATCCTGGGCTTGAGCGGCTGGCGCGAATGGGAAACGCGCAATACCGAACTCAGAAACGCCGAGATCGATGTAGCCAATCTCGCACATTCGCTGGTCCAGCATGCGGACGACACGTTCGAGCTCGTCGATACGATTCTCGTCGGGCTGGTCCATCGGCTCGAGCTCGATGGAACGGGTCCGGACACGATCGCAAAGCTCCAGACCTATCTGCCGACCCGCAAATCATCGGATCGCATCCGCGGCATCTTCGTCTATGACGCGACCGGCCGATGGCTTGCCGCGACCGAGCACGTCGACTTCTCCAAGCTCAACAACAGCGACCGCGAATATTTCCAGCGCCATCGCGACTCGCCGGATCGCGGCACGCTGATCGGACGGCCCGTCAAGAGCCGCGCCGGCGGCCAGTGGATCATCACCGCATCCCGCCGGATCAACCATCCCGACGGCAGCTTCGCCGGCGTTGCCCTGCTGACGATTGACGTCGGCTATTTCGTCAAGTTCTACGAGCGCTTCGATTTCGGGCCGAACGGCTCGGCGTCGCTGCTGAACAATGACGGCATCATGCTGGCGCGCAGCCGCGACGAGAGCGGCGCCTTCGTCGGACGCGACCTGTCCAATGCGCCGTTGTTCAGGGAATGGAAAAGCCGGCCGGCTGCGGCCGTCTACTATTTCAAATCGCCGCTCGATAGCATACAGCGGTTGAGCTACTACCAGCGCAGCAGCCGCTATCCCCTGATGGTGCTCGCAAGCAAGTCGCAGGATGACGTACTGGCCCCCTGGCGACGTGCGGCGGCCGTGCGCGTGACCGTCGTCCTCGGCCTCGTCCTGCTGATCGCGGTGATCGGCTTCTACCTGGTCCGCCAGCTCTCGCAGCGGCAGCGCATGGCGCACGCCCTGGCCGCCACGGAAGCTCATTTCCGCCTGTTGGCCGAGCAATCCAGCGACATGGTGACCCGGATCGGGCTGGATAACCGGCTGCTCTACGCCTCTCCATCATGCGTGCGCATCATCGGCTGGTCTCCCGACGAACTGCTGGGCACGTCAGCCGTGGCCGGCATTCACGCGGAGGACATGGAGCGAGTCGAGCAGGCGATTGCCGCGCTGAAGAATGGCGAGGCCGAGGAGGCGAGGTTCGTCTATCGTCAGCTCCATCGCGAGAAAGGTGAGATCTGGGCCGAGGCGGCCATGCACGTGACGCGGGCCTCCGACAGCGGCGAGATCGACGGCGTCGTCGCAGTCGTGCGCGACATGACCGAGCAGAAGGACCTTCAGGACAAGCTCACTTCGCTCGCAACGACCGACGGCCTGACCGGGCTCGCCAACCGACGGGAATTCGACGAGCGCCTCGATGACGAATGGGCGCGCGCTCGGCGCGATGGCACGCAGCTTTCGCTCCTGCTGATCGACGTCGATCATTTCAAGAAGTTCAACGACCATTACGGACATTTGGCGGGCGACGGGTGCTTGCGCGCGCTGGGCCGTATCCTGTCCGCCCATGCGAAGCGCCCCGCCGACCTCGCGGCACGCTACGGCGGCGAGGAATTTGCAGTGCTGTTGCCGAACACCGGTGCGGATGGCTGCGCCGAGATCGGCGAAGCGGTTCGCGGCGCTTTGCGCGACCTCGCCATGCTGCATGGTCAGAATCCTCCCTCCCGCCTCGTCACGGTGAGCGTGGGCGCTGCGACGGGGCTTCCGTCCCAGACCGCGACGGACTGCAGCGCGCTGGTTGCAGCCGCCGACCGTGCGCTCTATGCCGCCAAGGACAGCGGCCGCGACCGGCTGGTGATGTCGGGACAGGTCGTACCGTGGCCGGCCAAGAGCGCGTGA